One genomic segment of Stigmatopora argus isolate UIUO_Sarg chromosome 3, RoL_Sarg_1.0, whole genome shotgun sequence includes these proteins:
- the fam107b gene encoding protein FAM107B isoform X2 produces the protein MCSTTAPLPSPTQDPRDAGLSLSPGRSVMAEPDYMEGDCNDLIKPKKLINPVKNSRNHQDLHRELLMNQKRGLAPQNKPELQKVLEKRKREQVLKAQKEEQEAHKKRSDLEIELMKRQQKLEQLELEQQKNEEEQENTPEFVKMKSNLRRTKQETNDEERTT, from the exons ATGTGTTCCACAACAGCACCTCTACCATCACCAACACAAG ATCCGCGTGACGCCGGTCTGTCGCTGTCACCAGGTAGGAGTGTCATGGCCGAGCCAGACTATATGGAGGGAGACTGCAACGATCTCATCAAACCCAAGAAGTTGATCAACCCTGTCAAGAACTCTCGCAACCACCAGGACCTGCACCGGGAGCTGCTCATGAACCAAAAGAG gGGTCTGGCTCCTCAGAACAAACCAGAACTCCAGAAGGTTCTGGAAAAGAGAAAGCGAGAGCAAGTCCTCAAAGCTCAGAAGGAGGAGCAGGAGGCACACAAGAAAAGGAGCGACTTGGAGATCGAGCTCATGAAAAGACAACAGAAACTGGAACAG CTGGAGTTGGAGCAACAGAAGAacgaggaggagcaggagaacACGCCGGAATTTGTGAAAATGAAAAGCAACCTTCGCCGAACCAAGCAGGAGACAAACGACGAGGAGAGAACGACCTAG
- the fam107b gene encoding protein FAM107B isoform X1 yields the protein MATMFRYPVFPHLQDPRDAGLSLSPGRSVMAEPDYMEGDCNDLIKPKKLINPVKNSRNHQDLHRELLMNQKRGLAPQNKPELQKVLEKRKREQVLKAQKEEQEAHKKRSDLEIELMKRQQKLEQLELEQQKNEEEQENTPEFVKMKSNLRRTKQETNDEERTT from the exons ATGGCGACAATGTTCAGATACCCCGTCTTTCCACATCTGCAGG ATCCGCGTGACGCCGGTCTGTCGCTGTCACCAGGTAGGAGTGTCATGGCCGAGCCAGACTATATGGAGGGAGACTGCAACGATCTCATCAAACCCAAGAAGTTGATCAACCCTGTCAAGAACTCTCGCAACCACCAGGACCTGCACCGGGAGCTGCTCATGAACCAAAAGAG gGGTCTGGCTCCTCAGAACAAACCAGAACTCCAGAAGGTTCTGGAAAAGAGAAAGCGAGAGCAAGTCCTCAAAGCTCAGAAGGAGGAGCAGGAGGCACACAAGAAAAGGAGCGACTTGGAGATCGAGCTCATGAAAAGACAACAGAAACTGGAACAG CTGGAGTTGGAGCAACAGAAGAacgaggaggagcaggagaacACGCCGGAATTTGTGAAAATGAAAAGCAACCTTCGCCGAACCAAGCAGGAGACAAACGACGAGGAGAGAACGACCTAG
- the fam107b gene encoding protein FAM107B isoform X3: MATMFRYPVFPHLQGRSVMAEPDYMEGDCNDLIKPKKLINPVKNSRNHQDLHRELLMNQKRGLAPQNKPELQKVLEKRKREQVLKAQKEEQEAHKKRSDLEIELMKRQQKLEQLELEQQKNEEEQENTPEFVKMKSNLRRTKQETNDEERTT, translated from the exons ATGGCGACAATGTTCAGATACCCCGTCTTTCCACATCTGCAGG GTAGGAGTGTCATGGCCGAGCCAGACTATATGGAGGGAGACTGCAACGATCTCATCAAACCCAAGAAGTTGATCAACCCTGTCAAGAACTCTCGCAACCACCAGGACCTGCACCGGGAGCTGCTCATGAACCAAAAGAG gGGTCTGGCTCCTCAGAACAAACCAGAACTCCAGAAGGTTCTGGAAAAGAGAAAGCGAGAGCAAGTCCTCAAAGCTCAGAAGGAGGAGCAGGAGGCACACAAGAAAAGGAGCGACTTGGAGATCGAGCTCATGAAAAGACAACAGAAACTGGAACAG CTGGAGTTGGAGCAACAGAAGAacgaggaggagcaggagaacACGCCGGAATTTGTGAAAATGAAAAGCAACCTTCGCCGAACCAAGCAGGAGACAAACGACGAGGAGAGAACGACCTAG
- the fam107b gene encoding protein FAM107B isoform X4, which translates to MAEPDYMEGDCNDLIKPKKLINPVKNSRNHQDLHRELLMNQKRGLAPQNKPELQKVLEKRKREQVLKAQKEEQEAHKKRSDLEIELMKRQQKLEQLELEQQKNEEEQENTPEFVKMKSNLRRTKQETNDEERTT; encoded by the exons ATGGCCGAGCCAGACTATATGGAGGGAGACTGCAACGATCTCATCAAACCCAAGAAGTTGATCAACCCTGTCAAGAACTCTCGCAACCACCAGGACCTGCACCGGGAGCTGCTCATGAACCAAAAGAG gGGTCTGGCTCCTCAGAACAAACCAGAACTCCAGAAGGTTCTGGAAAAGAGAAAGCGAGAGCAAGTCCTCAAAGCTCAGAAGGAGGAGCAGGAGGCACACAAGAAAAGGAGCGACTTGGAGATCGAGCTCATGAAAAGACAACAGAAACTGGAACAG CTGGAGTTGGAGCAACAGAAGAacgaggaggagcaggagaacACGCCGGAATTTGTGAAAATGAAAAGCAACCTTCGCCGAACCAAGCAGGAGACAAACGACGAGGAGAGAACGACCTAG
- the LOC144071528 gene encoding glycine cleavage system H protein, mitochondrial-like, whose product MSSCTLLRRCVSSNFSPVLHLLIRSAPHLSHHPCPKSFFQRSLSSSSRFSAALKFTDKHEWIRVEDDGIGTVGISNFAQEALGDVVYCGLPEVGTQLAQQDEFGALESVKAASELFSPLTGEVVEVNALLADKPGLVNKSCYKDGWLMKMTIGKPSELDSLMDEAAYERYIRSIED is encoded by the exons ATGTCCTCTTGCACACTTCTCCGCCGCTGCGTTTCTTCCAACTTTTCTCCAGTTTTGCATTTACTAATACGCTCCGCACCACATTTATCTCATCACCCATGCCCCAAATCTTTCTTCCAAAGAAGCCTTTCGTCGTCGAGCCGGTTTTCAGCAG CACTTAAATTCACAGACAAGCACGAATGGATTCGGGTAGAAGATGATGGCATCGGGACTGTTGGGATCAGCAACTTTGCTCAG GAGGCTCTGGGGGATGTTGTTTACTGTGGACTTCCAGAAGTAGGAACGCAGCTGGCCCAACAAG ATGAGTTTGGAGCTTTGGAGAGCGTCAAAGCGGCCAGTGAGCTTTTCTCCCCCTTGACTGGGGAGGTGGTGGAGGTTAACGCACTGCTGGCTGACAAGCCAGGCCTGGTTAATAAGTCCTGCTATAAAGATG GTTGGTTAATGAAGATGACCATCGGCAAGCCTTCGGAACTGGACTCGCTGATGGACGAGGCGGCGTACGAGCGGTACATTCGATCCATAGAGGACTGA
- the uri1 gene encoding unconventional prefoldin RPB5 interactor 1, with translation MIKAETSPISMEDPSRVFRLREEHEKVVKDCEHRIQHWQKVSGDYEALKERLETLPEKLSYDIMVPFGPMAFMPGKLVHCNEVTVLLGDNWFAKCSTKQAEKIVDHRLKYVKNELCGLSKTMTNFESRVKLVKDLENIVNEKGDYVDIKEVMGNNETLTKGKRRVAHRPNSKPKLETVLDLEEEEEIGGKGDARPNGSTGGAMTQEELWARLDELEKLEELQNERDSLPQKSDVGSEDPSSSSSSEEQNESDSPPLEGGLAVKPRDIATQGGDTKEDDEEHCDLPTIYFSHTVEPKKVRINTNKNTTLKFSERKEQKEHSKRKKRNGHHNGHAHHEVPKILSPVDIYRLFVDVKDGERIPKKSILKSRSRENSVCSDTSESSTADVDERRLVARALSYDESAPSDNSDSLTEEDGTRGTSSHPARLFEAFSGTVVEKDPMPSALPMLSIGPPALPTIMEWKQEDAAPDADLPQAPVKRLSKFKAARMQHK, from the exons ATGATAAAGGCCGAGACGAGTCCGATCAGTATGGAGGATCCAAGCAGAGTTTTCAGGCTCCGAGAGGAGCATGAAAAG GTGGTGAAAGACTGCGAACATCGGATTCAGCATTG GCAAAAGGTCTCTGGTGATTACGAAGCCCTGAAAGAACGTCTTGAAACGCTGCCGGAAAAGCTGTCTTATGACATCATG GTGCCGTTCGGTCCCATGGCTTTCATGCCCGGGAAGCTGGTGCATTGCAACGAGGTCACCGTGCTGCTGGGCGACAACTGGTTTGCCAAGTGCTCCACCAAGCAGGCTGAGAAAATCGTCGACCACAGGCTAAAGT ATGTGAAGAATGAACTTTGCGGGCTGTCCAAGACGATGACAAACTTTGAATCCAGAGTAAAATTGGTGAAGGACTTGGAAAATATTGTAAAC GAAAAAGGAGACTACGTCGACATCAAAGAGGTGATGGGAAACAATGAAACCCTCACAAAAG GAAAGCGTCGCGTGGCTCACAGGCCAAATTCAAAGCCCAAACTGGAAACTGTGTTGGatttggaggaggaggaagaaatcgGCGGCAAAGGAGATGCCAGACCAAACGGAAGCACTGGGGGCGCAATGACCCAGGAGGAGTTATGGGCTCGACTGGATGAACTGGAGAAACTGGAGGAGCTCCAAAACGAGCGCGACAG TTTGCCCCAAAAGTCGGACGTCGGCAGCGAAGAcccgtcctcctcctcttcctcagagGAGCAGAACGAAAGCGACTCCCCTCCTCTGGAGGGCGGGCTCGCCGTAAAGCCCCGAGATATCGCCACCCAGGGCGGAGACACCAAAGAAGACGACGAGGAGCACTGCGATCTGCCCACCATATATTTTTCCCACACGGTCGAACCCAAGAAG gTGAGAAtcaacacaaataaaaacaccacTTTAAAGTTCAGCGAACGGAAAGAACAGAAGGAACACTCCAAGCGGAAAAAGCGAAACGGTCACCACAACGGGCACGCTCATCACGAAGTTCCCAAAATCCTCTCGCCCGTTGACATCTACAG GTTGTTTGTGGACGTTAAAGACGGGGAACGCATCCCCAAGAAGTCTATCTTGAAGTCGCGCAGCCGGGAGAACAGCGTGTGCAGCGACACAAGCGAGAGCAGCACGGCCGACGTGGACGAGCGGCGGCTGGTTGCCCGCGCTCTCAGCTACGACGAAAGCGCGCCCAGTGACAACAGTGACAGCCTGACGGAGGAGGACGGCACCAGGGGGACATCCTCGCATCCCGCCAGACTTTTTGAG GCCTTCTCAGGTACGGTGGTGGAAAAAGACCCCATGCCCTCCGCCCTTCCGATGCTCAGCATCGGTCCCCCGGCGCTGCCGACTATCATGGAGTGGAAGCAGGAGGACGCGGCGCCAGACGCAGACCTTCCTCAGGCCCCCGTGAAGCGGCTTTCCAAGTTTAAAGCTGCCAGGATGCAACACAAATAA